From the Sphingomonas suaedae genome, one window contains:
- a CDS encoding 2-oxoacid:acceptor oxidoreductase subunit alpha, with protein sequence MATAIHQVTPEEASANPPPEAVVVRFAGDSGDGMQLTGGQFTLSTALAGNDLATFPDFPAEIRAPQGTLFGVSAFQINFGSAAIETAGDAPDVLVAMNPAALKTNVEDLKPGGLIIADEGEFNKRNLDKAKYAQNPLEDGSLAKWQLLKLNISQLTLEAVKPFGLGNKEALRCKNMWTLGLALWMFDRDRAPLIDWLKTKFAKAPELAEANIAALNAGHAYGETAELGAQGIGQLHVPAAPVEPGLYRTVTGADSISLGLVAGAQLANLKLFYGGYPITPASAILHHLARLKEFGVTTFQAEDEIAAVASALGASYAGSLGVTCSSGPGIALKTEAIGLAIMTELPLVIVNAQRGGPSTGLPTKTEQSDLYQAVYGRNGDAPVPVLAARSAADCFDVAIEAVRIATQYMTPVMLLTDGYLQNAAEPWKVPDMADYTPFPVKFHEEAPAEGEKFLPYARDEKLARPWVKPGTPGLLHRIGGIEKAIGTGNIDYSPSTHQTMTDTRQAKVAGIAVPDQELEQGAPGGKLVVVGWGSTFGPITQAVRRARRKGLDVSHIHIRHIWPMPKNLGELLKGYEHVLVPEMNTGQLKTVLRDQFLVDARPLNKVSGQPFRIHEIEAAIAAFFDGVPGNEGGNLPADDTQLPNSQAGHDDGSLRDTTSPQSA encoded by the coding sequence ATGGCAACGGCCATCCACCAGGTGACGCCCGAAGAGGCGTCGGCCAACCCGCCGCCCGAAGCGGTTGTCGTCAGGTTCGCGGGCGACAGCGGCGACGGAATGCAGCTGACCGGGGGTCAGTTCACCCTGTCGACCGCGCTGGCGGGCAATGATCTTGCCACTTTCCCGGATTTCCCGGCGGAAATCCGCGCGCCGCAGGGGACGTTGTTCGGGGTTTCTGCATTCCAGATCAATTTCGGTTCGGCGGCGATCGAGACCGCGGGTGATGCGCCCGACGTGCTGGTGGCAATGAACCCGGCTGCGCTGAAGACCAATGTCGAGGATTTGAAGCCCGGCGGCCTCATCATCGCGGACGAAGGCGAGTTCAACAAGCGCAACCTCGACAAGGCGAAATATGCGCAGAACCCGTTGGAGGACGGCAGCCTGGCCAAATGGCAGCTGCTGAAGCTCAACATCTCGCAGCTGACGCTGGAAGCGGTGAAGCCGTTCGGACTTGGCAACAAGGAAGCGTTGCGCTGCAAGAATATGTGGACGCTGGGGCTCGCGCTCTGGATGTTCGATCGTGATCGCGCGCCGTTGATCGACTGGCTCAAGACCAAATTCGCCAAGGCGCCCGAACTGGCCGAGGCGAATATCGCCGCGCTGAACGCTGGTCACGCTTACGGCGAGACGGCAGAACTGGGCGCGCAGGGGATCGGCCAGTTGCACGTCCCGGCCGCGCCGGTCGAGCCGGGGCTGTACCGCACGGTGACGGGCGCGGATTCGATCAGTCTGGGGCTGGTCGCGGGCGCGCAGTTGGCGAACCTCAAGCTGTTCTATGGCGGCTATCCGATCACGCCGGCTTCCGCGATCCTGCATCATCTGGCGCGGCTGAAGGAATTCGGTGTCACGACCTTCCAGGCGGAGGACGAGATCGCGGCAGTCGCATCAGCGCTGGGCGCGTCCTATGCGGGCAGCCTTGGCGTCACCTGCTCCTCGGGGCCGGGCATCGCGCTCAAGACCGAGGCGATCGGTCTTGCGATCATGACCGAGCTGCCGCTGGTGATCGTCAATGCGCAGCGCGGCGGGCCGTCGACGGGGCTTCCGACCAAGACCGAACAGTCGGACCTGTATCAGGCGGTCTATGGCCGCAATGGCGATGCGCCCGTGCCGGTACTTGCCGCGCGGTCGGCCGCCGACTGTTTCGACGTAGCGATCGAGGCGGTCCGGATCGCGACGCAATATATGACCCCGGTCATGCTGTTGACCGACGGCTATCTGCAGAATGCGGCCGAGCCGTGGAAGGTGCCGGACATGGCGGACTATACGCCCTTCCCGGTGAAGTTCCATGAGGAAGCCCCGGCCGAGGGCGAGAAGTTCCTGCCCTATGCCCGCGACGAGAAACTGGCACGGCCCTGGGTCAAGCCAGGCACGCCTGGCCTGCTTCACCGCATCGGGGGAATCGAGAAGGCGATCGGCACGGGGAACATCGATTACTCGCCATCCACCCACCAGACGATGACCGACACGCGCCAGGCGAAGGTTGCGGGGATCGCGGTGCCGGATCAGGAGCTGGAACAGGGCGCACCGGGCGGCAAGCTGGTCGTCGTCGGATGGGGATCGACCTTTGGCCCGATCACTCAGGCGGTGCGGCGCGCGCGGCGCAAAGGGCTGGACGTCAGCCACATCCATATCCGTCACATCTGGCCGATGCCGAAGAATTTGGGTGAATTGCTAAAGGGTTACGAGCATGTCCTCGTCCCCGAAATGAACACGGGACAGCTCAAGACCGTGTTGCGCGACCAGTTCCTGGTGGACGCCAGGCCGCTGAACAAGGTGTCGGGACAGCCCTTCCGCATTCATGAGATCGAAGCTGCGATCGCGGCATTTTTCGACGGCGTGCCCGGCAACGAGGGCGGCAATCTGCCCGCCGATGACACGCAGCTGCCGAATTCGCAAGCCGGGCACGATGATGGCTCGCTGCGCGATACGACGTCGCCGCAGTCGGCTTGA
- a CDS encoding Hpt domain-containing protein: MAYDPGAIDATLAAAVGDEPGLIAELREAFLDSARRALKTLSDAGEDPAAWRGGALRLKGLAASFGAVRLMALAQDAADAQAGDRAVLRKLERAVERL; encoded by the coding sequence ATGGCGTATGATCCCGGTGCAATCGATGCGACGCTGGCGGCTGCTGTGGGCGACGAGCCCGGGCTGATCGCCGAGCTGCGCGAGGCGTTTCTGGACAGTGCGAGGCGCGCGCTGAAGACCCTGTCGGATGCGGGCGAGGATCCGGCGGCGTGGCGCGGCGGCGCGCTGCGGCTCAAGGGTCTGGCGGCGAGCTTCGGCGCGGTGCGTCTGATGGCGCTGGCGCAGGATGCGGCGGATGCTCAGGCCGGCGATCGCGCGGTGCTGCGCAAGCTGGAACGGGCGGTCGAGCGGCTCTGA
- a CDS encoding cryptochrome/photolyase family protein — translation MPDPTILWFRRDLRLSDQTALIAAAAEGPVIPVFILDDETPKHRAMGGASRWWLHHSLASLDADLRDKGSRLILRRGKSDEVLAALAAETGAGRVHCIRHYEPWWRNAERAVGKRLDLVCHDGNYLAPPGSVTTGAGEPYKIFTPFWRALRERMPPAPPANRPREIAAPSRWPESDRLEDWRLLPTRPNWARGFAEWEPGETGARKRVDAFLRHAARYDEERNMPAIEGSSRLSPHLHFGEVSPAYVWHRVANAGGSVDVFLAEIGWRDYAQNVILQFPDYGAKNGRERYDRLPWRDFRSSAVRDEFDAWTKGRTGYPIVDAGMRQLWATGWMHNRVRMIAASFLIKHLLIDWREGDRWFWDTLVDADYASNAVNWQWVAGTGIDANMWSRIMAPLGQSEKFDAAGYIRHWVPELAGVSDVAIHDPDAHRCRPRAYPRKIIAHKAARERALEAGRAI, via the coding sequence GTGCCCGATCCGACGATCCTGTGGTTCCGCCGCGATCTGCGCCTGTCCGATCAGACGGCGCTGATTGCGGCGGCGGCGGAGGGGCCGGTTATCCCCGTCTTCATCCTCGACGACGAGACGCCGAAGCATCGCGCGATGGGCGGGGCGTCGCGATGGTGGCTGCATCACAGCCTCGCAAGCCTGGACGCCGATCTGCGCGACAAGGGATCGCGGCTGATCCTGCGGCGGGGCAAGTCGGATGAGGTGCTGGCTGCGCTCGCTGCAGAGACCGGGGCGGGGCGCGTGCACTGTATCCGGCATTATGAGCCCTGGTGGCGCAATGCCGAGAGGGCGGTGGGCAAACGGCTCGATCTGGTCTGCCATGATGGCAATTATCTCGCTCCGCCGGGGTCGGTGACGACCGGGGCGGGGGAGCCGTACAAGATTTTCACTCCTTTCTGGCGCGCGTTGCGCGAGCGGATGCCGCCAGCACCGCCCGCAAATCGCCCGCGTGAAATCGCCGCGCCATCCCGGTGGCCGGAATCGGACAGGCTGGAGGATTGGCGCCTGCTGCCGACCCGGCCGAATTGGGCGCGTGGATTCGCGGAGTGGGAACCGGGCGAAACGGGCGCGCGCAAACGGGTCGACGCATTTCTGCGCCACGCCGCACGCTATGACGAGGAGCGCAACATGCCCGCGATCGAGGGGAGTTCGCGCCTCTCACCGCATCTCCATTTCGGCGAGGTGTCGCCCGCTTATGTCTGGCACCGCGTCGCCAATGCGGGCGGGTCGGTGGACGTGTTCCTCGCCGAAATCGGCTGGCGGGACTATGCGCAGAACGTCATTCTCCAGTTCCCGGACTATGGCGCGAAGAACGGGCGCGAGAGATATGATAGACTGCCGTGGCGCGACTTCCGCTCGTCGGCGGTGCGCGACGAGTTTGACGCCTGGACGAAGGGGCGAACCGGCTATCCGATCGTGGACGCGGGAATGCGGCAGCTCTGGGCGACCGGGTGGATGCATAACCGCGTGCGGATGATCGCGGCGAGCTTTCTCATCAAGCATCTGCTGATCGACTGGCGCGAGGGCGATCGCTGGTTCTGGGACACGCTGGTCGATGCCGATTACGCGAGCAATGCGGTCAACTGGCAATGGGTGGCGGGGACCGGGATCGACGCCAATATGTGGAGCCGGATCATGGCGCCGCTCGGCCAGTCGGAGAAGTTCGACGCGGCGGGCTATATCCGGCACTGGGTGCCGGAACTGGCCGGCGTGAGCGACGTGGCGATTCACGACCCCGACGCGCATCGCTGCCGCCCGCGCGCGTATCCGCGCAAGATCATCGCGCACAAGGCGGCGCGGGAGCGAGCACTGGAGGCGGGGCGTGCGATCTGA
- a CDS encoding SAM-dependent methyltransferase — translation MHSPARNRGRRDGWDEDARAPNNGLFAQLLAPALRKLLDRIDAGLAEGAIDATLPGGIRRRLGARAPGPEAVVEIRSWRALWRLATGGSAGWYEAWQAGEWTSPDPVPLFDLFVRNRASLGEAGRARGPMRLAKRVWHWLHRNSRAGSRRNIAYHYDLGNDFYAPWLDASMTYSSALFAPGVETLADAQQAKLAAILDRTGTQPGECILEIGCGWGSFVERAARAGRQVHGITLSTEQKAHVEARMARGGLGGVEVSLTDYRDVTGTYDAVASIEMVEAVGQDYWSDYLGTIARVLKPGGRAAIQYIAIDDAIFESYARNVDFIQTYVFPGGLLLSESRFRAIAERHGLRWEDRVEFGADYAETLRLWRAAFDRAVVEGRLPIEFDRHFIDLWRYYLMYCEGGFRGGGIWVAQITLVKDQAERGER, via the coding sequence ATGCATTCACCGGCACGCAATAGGGGCCGCCGGGACGGCTGGGACGAGGATGCACGAGCGCCGAATAACGGGCTGTTCGCGCAATTGCTCGCACCTGCGCTGCGCAAGTTGCTCGACCGGATCGATGCGGGGCTGGCCGAGGGGGCAATCGATGCGACGCTGCCCGGCGGCATTCGCAGGCGGCTGGGCGCGCGAGCGCCGGGTCCTGAGGCGGTGGTCGAGATTCGCAGCTGGCGCGCCTTGTGGCGGCTGGCGACGGGCGGGTCGGCGGGTTGGTATGAAGCGTGGCAGGCGGGTGAATGGACCAGCCCCGATCCGGTGCCATTGTTCGACCTGTTCGTGCGTAACCGCGCGTCGCTGGGTGAGGCCGGGCGGGCCCGGGGGCCGATGCGGCTGGCCAAGCGCGTCTGGCACTGGCTGCATCGCAATTCGCGGGCCGGCTCGCGGCGCAACATCGCCTATCATTACGATCTGGGAAATGATTTCTACGCGCCCTGGCTGGACGCGAGCATGACCTATTCCAGCGCGCTGTTCGCGCCGGGCGTCGAGACGCTGGCGGATGCGCAACAGGCGAAACTGGCCGCCATCCTCGACCGGACGGGGACCCAGCCGGGCGAGTGCATCCTGGAGATTGGCTGTGGCTGGGGATCGTTCGTCGAACGCGCCGCGCGGGCCGGGCGGCAGGTCCATGGCATCACCCTCTCGACCGAGCAGAAGGCCCATGTCGAGGCGCGGATGGCGCGGGGTGGGCTGGGCGGGGTCGAGGTGTCGCTGACCGACTATCGCGACGTCACCGGGACCTATGACGCGGTCGCCAGCATCGAAATGGTCGAGGCGGTAGGGCAGGATTATTGGTCCGACTATCTCGGCACAATCGCCCGGGTGCTGAAGCCCGGAGGACGCGCCGCGATCCAGTATATTGCGATCGACGATGCGATCTTCGAATCCTACGCGCGCAACGTCGATTTCATCCAGACCTATGTGTTTCCGGGCGGGCTGCTACTTTCCGAGTCCCGGTTTCGCGCGATTGCGGAGCGGCATGGGCTGCGCTGGGAAGACCGGGTGGAATTTGGCGCCGATTATGCCGAAACGCTCAGGCTGTGGCGCGCGGCATTCGACCGGGCTGTCGTCGAAGGGCGGTTGCCGATCGAATTCGATCGACATTTCATCGATTTGTGGCGCTATTATCTGATGTATTGTGAAGGCGGATTTCGCGGTGGCGGGATCTGGGTGGCGCAAATCACCCTGGTCAAGGACCAGGCCGAAAGGGGAGAGCGATGA
- a CDS encoding glutathione peroxidase, with protein MSAITDIPVTAADGTQTTLADQAGKVLLIVNVASKCGFTPQYEGLEDLHRRFAGRGFAVLGFPCNQFGAQEPGNAEEIANFCSLTYDVTFPIYAKIDVNGADAAPLYRYLKSAAPGLLGTEGVKWNFTKFLVDRDGKVVERYAPQTKPADIAADIDRLL; from the coding sequence ATGAGCGCGATTACCGATATTCCCGTCACCGCGGCGGACGGCACGCAGACGACGCTGGCCGATCAGGCGGGGAAGGTGCTGCTGATCGTCAACGTCGCGTCGAAATGCGGGTTTACGCCGCAATATGAGGGGCTGGAGGACTTGCACCGGCGCTTCGCCGGTCGTGGGTTCGCTGTGCTGGGCTTTCCCTGCAACCAGTTCGGTGCGCAAGAGCCGGGCAATGCGGAGGAGATCGCGAATTTCTGTTCGCTGACCTATGACGTCACCTTTCCGATCTACGCCAAGATCGACGTCAACGGTGCCGATGCGGCCCCGCTCTACCGCTATCTCAAGAGCGCGGCGCCCGGGTTGCTGGGGACCGAGGGCGTGAAGTGGAACTTCACCAAATTCCTGGTCGACCGCGACGGGAAGGTCGTCGAGCGCTATGCGCCGCAGACCAAGCCCGCCGATATCGCCGCGGATATCGACCGGTTGCTGTAA
- a CDS encoding serine hydrolase domain-containing protein — MMGKRAIWLAAGALVLTACTPRTEPPAAASPVAVSAEDSARLRQVGAAILFWSQEERERNFPAMEKIFPGNVVKAGGKVRPLPKGAPLPLADAEVAAFMAAQKVAGLIVLQDGKIRLERYAMGYGPNGRWTSFSVAKSVTSTLVGAAIRDGFIKSIDDPVTRYIPDLAGAGYDGVTIRQLLTMTSGVRWNEDYTDPDSDVARMFAEPVPAGQDPTVAYMRKLPRVDEPGSKFVYKTGETNLIGVLVRRATGKTLSAYLSEKVWRRYGMERDAFWMTDQTGAEVSGCCLSVSLRDYARIGQLTLDGGKGIVPDGWFAEATKTQTTFPGGGYGYQWWTIPGGYYAAQGIFGQVILVDPASKLVMVASSAWPKATDRDLSQQRLAFAMKVLAAAKQ; from the coding sequence ATGATGGGCAAGCGGGCAATCTGGCTGGCGGCGGGTGCATTGGTGCTGACCGCATGTACGCCGCGAACCGAGCCGCCCGCCGCAGCGTCGCCCGTCGCGGTCTCCGCCGAGGACTCCGCGCGGCTGCGCCAGGTGGGCGCGGCGATCCTGTTCTGGTCGCAGGAAGAGCGCGAACGCAACTTCCCGGCGATGGAGAAGATCTTTCCCGGCAATGTGGTGAAGGCCGGCGGCAAGGTGCGGCCGCTGCCCAAGGGGGCGCCGCTGCCGCTCGCCGACGCGGAGGTCGCGGCATTCATGGCGGCGCAGAAGGTCGCCGGGTTGATCGTTCTCCAGGACGGCAAGATCCGGCTGGAGCGCTATGCGATGGGCTATGGCCCGAACGGGCGCTGGACGAGCTTTTCGGTTGCCAAGTCGGTCACGTCGACGCTGGTCGGCGCGGCCATCCGGGACGGGTTCATCAAGTCGATCGACGATCCGGTGACGCGCTACATCCCCGACCTGGCCGGGGCGGGTTATGACGGAGTGACGATCCGCCAACTGCTGACGATGACGTCGGGCGTGCGCTGGAACGAGGATTATACCGATCCCGACAGCGACGTGGCACGGATGTTTGCCGAGCCGGTGCCGGCGGGGCAGGACCCGACGGTGGCCTATATGCGCAAGCTGCCGCGGGTCGATGAACCGGGGAGCAAGTTCGTCTACAAGACCGGCGAGACGAACCTGATCGGCGTGCTGGTGCGGCGGGCGACGGGGAAGACGCTTTCGGCCTACCTCTCCGAGAAGGTGTGGCGGCGCTATGGGATGGAGCGGGACGCCTTCTGGATGACCGACCAGACCGGGGCGGAAGTGTCGGGGTGCTGCCTGTCGGTGTCGCTGCGCGACTATGCCCGGATCGGCCAGTTGACGCTGGACGGCGGGAAGGGGATCGTGCCGGACGGGTGGTTTGCCGAGGCGACCAAGACGCAAACCACCTTCCCGGGCGGCGGCTATGGCTATCAATGGTGGACGATCCCCGGCGGCTATTACGCCGCGCAGGGGATTTTCGGGCAGGTCATCCTGGTCGATCCGGCGAGCAAGCTGGTGATGGTTGCCAGCAGCGCCTGGCCCAAGGCGACCGATCGCGACCTGTCGCAGCAGCGGCTGGCCTTTGCGATGAAGGTGCTCGCCGCGGCGAAGCAATAG
- a CDS encoding 2-oxoacid:ferredoxin oxidoreductase subunit beta: MNEITTIRPSTPKDWETDQEVRWCPGCGDYAILKAVQRTMPEIGATPENTVFVSGIGCSSRFPYYMETYGFHTIHGRAPAVATGVKLANPDLDVWIITGDGDGLSIGGNHTMHLLRRNLNCQVLLFNNEIYGLTKGQYSPTSREGTRSPSTPFGSVDHPAKPCAFALGAGGRFIARGIDVNKNLPAVLKAAHAHQGTAFVEIFQNCIVYNADVFAPFVDKANAGHQLWVEHGKPLIFAGGTKGLALDVQRLTLKVVDIVDGDVSGVVVHDQTNRGLAHMLVEMPFGPFPMALGVIYDDPAPTFESAVVAQNVAASEGKVADLQKLVSKGQTWQVEKEPRAE; the protein is encoded by the coding sequence ATGAACGAGATCACGACCATCCGCCCATCGACGCCCAAGGATTGGGAGACCGATCAGGAGGTCCGCTGGTGCCCCGGTTGCGGGGACTATGCGATCCTGAAGGCGGTGCAGCGGACGATGCCGGAGATCGGCGCGACGCCGGAAAATACCGTGTTTGTCAGCGGCATCGGCTGCTCGTCGCGCTTCCCTTATTATATGGAAACCTATGGCTTCCACACCATCCATGGCCGCGCGCCGGCGGTGGCGACGGGGGTGAAGCTGGCCAATCCGGACCTCGACGTGTGGATCATTACCGGCGACGGCGACGGGTTGAGCATCGGCGGCAATCACACGATGCACCTGCTGCGGCGGAACCTGAATTGCCAGGTGCTGCTGTTCAACAACGAGATCTACGGCCTGACCAAGGGGCAATATTCGCCGACCTCGCGTGAGGGGACCCGGTCGCCCTCGACCCCGTTCGGATCGGTCGATCATCCGGCCAAACCCTGCGCCTTTGCCTTGGGTGCAGGCGGGCGGTTCATCGCGCGCGGGATCGATGTGAACAAGAATCTGCCTGCGGTGCTCAAGGCCGCACACGCGCATCAGGGCACGGCGTTCGTCGAAATCTTCCAGAACTGCATTGTCTATAACGCCGACGTGTTCGCGCCATTCGTCGACAAGGCCAATGCCGGGCATCAGCTATGGGTTGAGCATGGTAAGCCGTTGATCTTCGCGGGCGGGACCAAGGGGCTGGCGCTCGATGTCCAGCGGCTGACGCTCAAGGTGGTCGATATCGTCGATGGCGACGTGTCGGGCGTGGTCGTCCACGACCAGACCAATCGCGGGCTGGCGCATATGCTGGTCGAGATGCCGTTCGGCCCGTTCCCGATGGCGCTGGGCGTGATCTATGACGATCCGGCGCCCACCTTCGAGAGCGCGGTGGTGGCGCAGAACGTCGCCGCGAGTGAGGGCAAGGTCGCGGACCTCCAGAAGCTGGTGAGCAAGGGCCAGACCTGGCAGGTCGAGAAAGAACCGCGCGCCGAATAA